The following proteins come from a genomic window of Mycobacterium sp. DL:
- a CDS encoding XRE family transcriptional regulator → MTRIGDVILTARRAAGLTQEELAARLGITQAALSRYENDLREPDDEIVERLSQILDVSPEFLTHPFQLTGAIAADAHMRRQKTTKVTDWKTAESKLNLYRMRTAFLLRRVPMNPTNHIPTFDPDDTSPGDAARMVRAQWRMPIGPVRNLTRWIESAGVMVIEEHLGTRRIDGLSQWASDYPVVMLNADLPTDRKRWTLAHELGHLVLHSNYIDPDVEDQANEFAAEFLMPRHVIESDLRDLAPARLIALKRVWGVSMAAIFEHAYRIGKATPADRAKFYRMLNSRGWRRVEPGSDELVDEVPELAKTIGGTLITNGGLSRDEVAKLTGRRGAENEAVFLPPDTRLRAL, encoded by the coding sequence ATGACAAGAATCGGCGACGTCATTCTCACCGCCCGACGCGCCGCCGGACTCACGCAGGAAGAGCTCGCAGCGCGGCTTGGGATCACCCAAGCCGCTCTGTCCCGTTACGAGAACGACCTGCGGGAGCCCGACGATGAGATCGTGGAGCGGCTCAGCCAAATTCTCGACGTATCACCGGAGTTCCTCACTCATCCTTTCCAACTGACCGGCGCCATCGCGGCCGACGCACACATGCGTCGACAAAAGACGACGAAGGTCACCGATTGGAAAACGGCCGAGTCGAAACTCAATCTGTACCGGATGCGGACGGCTTTTCTACTGCGCCGGGTGCCCATGAACCCGACGAACCACATCCCCACGTTCGATCCAGACGACACCAGCCCCGGTGATGCGGCACGGATGGTCCGAGCCCAATGGCGGATGCCCATTGGGCCGGTCCGAAACCTCACTCGGTGGATCGAATCTGCGGGCGTGATGGTCATTGAGGAACACCTCGGTACGAGGCGCATCGACGGGCTTTCCCAGTGGGCCAGCGACTACCCGGTCGTGATGCTGAATGCTGACCTGCCAACCGACCGGAAACGTTGGACTCTTGCCCATGAGCTCGGACACCTGGTGCTGCATTCGAACTACATCGATCCCGACGTCGAGGATCAAGCGAATGAATTCGCGGCTGAGTTCCTGATGCCGCGTCACGTCATTGAATCGGATCTCCGTGATCTGGCGCCGGCGAGGTTGATTGCTTTGAAGAGGGTTTGGGGAGTATCGATGGCCGCGATATTCGAGCATGCGTACCGCATCGGAAAAGCCACGCCCGCCGACCGTGCCAAGTTCTACCGGATGCTCAACTCGCGGGGCTGGCGCCGAGTTGAACCTGGGTCCGACGAGCTCGTCGACGAAGTGCCTGAACTGGCGAAGACCATCGGAGGGACGTTGATCACCAACGGCGGACTGAGCCGAGACGAGGTAGCCAAGCTGACCGGCCGTCGCGGCGCCGAGAATGAGGCGGTGTTCCTGCCTCCCGACACAAGACTCCGAGCGCTATGA
- the istA gene encoding IS21 family transposase has product MAFREVSVNEIREVLRVWLGVAGLPAPGYRTIAAHCGVDRKTVRRYVEAAQAAGLHRSDGVEAVDDGLIGAVADAVRPVRPDGHGAAWEQLLGFEDQITAWVAGDGERRPLTITKIETLLARQGCVVPYRTLNRFAGERCGFGRKDTTVRVADGDPGVECQIDFGYLGMLTDADDGRRRKVYALIFTAVYSRHMFVWLTYSQTLAAVIAGCQAAWEFFGGVFTVLIPDNLKPVIAAADAVNPRFTQGWLDYAGHVGFLTDPARVRSPKDKPRVERAVQYVRRSFWDGETFTSIEQAQQAVTAWCLRTAGTRIHGSTCARPVEVFTTEEQALLLPVPGAYDVPMFKTVKVHRDFHAEVAKALYSLPEQWIGTALDVRADSELVKFYHRGTLVKVHPRQPPGGRSTDRADLPEHKAVYALRDLTTLIATCSAHGPNIGIYAERILDDPLPWTRMRTVYRLQGLVRRYGAGRVEQACSLSLDLEVVSVNKIASMLERATENTIPVLPLAVGHNATRFSRDPSEFNTTSTSLTVIANADSEGAC; this is encoded by the coding sequence ATGGCTTTTCGGGAGGTCAGTGTGAACGAGATCAGGGAAGTGCTGCGGGTGTGGCTGGGGGTCGCTGGGCTACCGGCACCGGGCTACCGCACGATCGCCGCGCATTGCGGCGTGGACCGCAAAACGGTGCGCCGCTACGTCGAGGCCGCGCAAGCGGCTGGTCTGCACCGCAGCGACGGCGTTGAGGCCGTCGATGACGGGTTGATCGGGGCGGTCGCCGACGCGGTGCGCCCGGTACGCCCCGATGGCCACGGCGCAGCGTGGGAACAGCTGCTGGGGTTTGAGGACCAGATCACCGCGTGGGTGGCCGGTGATGGTGAGCGGCGTCCGTTGACGATCACCAAGATCGAGACCCTGCTGGCCCGTCAGGGGTGCGTGGTGCCGTATCGAACGTTGAACCGATTCGCCGGTGAGCGTTGCGGTTTCGGGCGCAAGGACACCACGGTGCGGGTCGCCGACGGGGATCCCGGGGTGGAATGCCAGATCGATTTCGGCTACCTCGGGATGCTCACCGACGCCGACGATGGGCGGCGTCGCAAGGTGTACGCGTTGATCTTCACCGCCGTCTACTCCCGACACATGTTCGTGTGGCTGACCTACTCGCAGACCCTGGCGGCGGTGATCGCCGGATGCCAGGCGGCGTGGGAGTTCTTCGGCGGCGTGTTCACGGTGCTGATCCCAGACAATCTCAAACCGGTGATCGCTGCCGCTGATGCGGTCAATCCCCGATTCACCCAGGGCTGGCTCGACTACGCCGGCCATGTCGGGTTCCTCACCGACCCGGCCCGGGTGCGCTCCCCGAAAGACAAACCGCGGGTGGAACGCGCGGTGCAGTACGTCCGCCGAAGCTTCTGGGACGGTGAAACATTCACCAGTATTGAGCAGGCACAGCAGGCTGTCACCGCGTGGTGTCTTCGTACTGCCGGAACCCGTATCCACGGCAGCACGTGTGCACGGCCAGTGGAGGTGTTCACCACCGAAGAACAGGCCCTACTGCTTCCGGTGCCGGGCGCTTACGACGTGCCGATGTTCAAGACCGTAAAGGTGCACCGCGACTTCCACGCCGAAGTCGCCAAAGCGCTGTACTCGCTGCCCGAGCAATGGATCGGCACCGCGTTGGACGTGCGCGCCGATAGTGAGCTGGTGAAGTTCTATCACCGCGGCACGCTGGTCAAAGTCCATCCCCGCCAGCCTCCGGGTGGCCGCAGCACCGACCGCGCCGATCTGCCCGAACACAAGGCCGTCTACGCATTGCGGGACCTGACGACGTTGATCGCCACCTGCTCGGCACACGGCCCCAACATCGGGATCTACGCTGAACGCATCCTCGATGATCCATTGCCCTGGACCCGGATGCGCACCGTCTACCGACTCCAAGGCCTGGTGCGCCGCTACGGCGCCGGTCGCGTCGAGCAGGCATGTTCGCTCTCGCTGGACCTCGAGGTCGTCTCGGTCAACAAGATCGCCTCGATGCTCGAACGTGCCACGGAGAACACGATCCCGGTACTGCCGCTGGCCGTCGGCCACAACGCTACCCGGTTCTCGCGTGATCCATCTGAATTCAACACCACCTCAACATCATTGACCGTCATCGCCAACGCTGACTCCGAGGGGGCCTGCTGA
- the istB gene encoding IS21-like element helper ATPase IstB has protein sequence MSSTNRAPADPVGADLTRLLKALKLGALADTLPERAALARQHKLSHIGFLETLLADEVSRRESRSAALRANKAGLDPTMRFDTWTAQQDLRYDRTLLGDLTSLRFLDAGQSAIILGPVGVGKTHLANALGHIAIRRRHSVLFARSDKLFTRLRAARLDHTVDAEIRRLAAVDVLIIDDFALRPLGATETSDFYEIVVERHQNKTTIVTSNREPAEWLTMTADTLLAQSAIDRLTAAAHTLVIEGPSYRQRTRPGQLDPAEPDEHPQ, from the coding sequence ATGAGCTCTACCAACCGCGCACCTGCCGACCCGGTCGGCGCCGACCTCACCCGACTGCTCAAGGCGCTCAAACTCGGCGCCCTGGCCGACACCCTGCCCGAACGGGCCGCCCTGGCCCGCCAGCACAAACTCAGCCACATCGGATTCCTGGAAACACTGCTCGCCGACGAGGTATCTCGACGCGAATCCCGATCAGCCGCCCTACGGGCGAATAAGGCCGGCCTCGACCCCACGATGCGTTTCGACACCTGGACCGCGCAACAGGACCTGCGCTACGACCGCACCCTGCTCGGCGACCTGACCTCGCTACGATTCCTCGACGCCGGACAGTCCGCAATCATCCTCGGACCCGTCGGCGTAGGCAAAACACATCTAGCGAATGCACTGGGGCACATAGCCATTCGCCGCCGCCACAGCGTCCTGTTTGCCCGATCCGACAAACTGTTCACCCGGCTACGCGCCGCCCGACTCGACCACACCGTCGACGCTGAAATCCGCCGGCTGGCGGCCGTCGACGTCCTCATCATCGACGACTTCGCGCTGCGGCCCCTCGGTGCCACCGAAACCAGCGACTTCTACGAAATCGTCGTCGAACGCCACCAGAACAAGACCACCATCGTCACATCCAACCGCGAACCCGCCGAATGGTTGACCATGACCGCCGACACCCTGCTCGCCCAATCAGCCATCGACCGACTCACCGCTGCAGCCCACACCCTGGTCATCGAAGGACCGTCCTACCGCCAACGCACCCGACCCGGACAGCTTGACCCAGCCGAACCCGACGAGCATCCTCAATAA
- a CDS encoding substrate-binding domain-containing protein yields MTITLIVASTGVANASPDPHDMTMVNVVKVEGIPWFNRMAVGVENFATRTGVQTSQEGGDDTSPQKQVQLIADLIPRHPTAITVVPNSVDALEDVLGQARAQGITVVSHEATGIQNADIDIEAFDNAAFGRQTMQSLAQCMGGQGDYVQFVGSVTMTTHMQWVDAAHDAQLAEFPGMTRVERPVETANDLQTAFARATELLAKYPNLKGFQGASSTDVPGIARAVREAGLQDRTCVMGTAVPSVAAPYFADGSIDTIFFWDPAMAAEAQLQIALMLTQGENIESGTNLNVPGYNSLTKLDGYHNVFVGNSALEADANTVSQYHF; encoded by the coding sequence GTGACCATCACGCTGATCGTCGCGTCCACCGGCGTCGCCAACGCCTCCCCGGACCCTCATGACATGACGATGGTCAACGTGGTCAAGGTCGAGGGCATCCCCTGGTTCAACCGGATGGCCGTGGGTGTCGAGAATTTCGCGACACGCACCGGTGTTCAGACCAGCCAAGAGGGTGGAGATGACACCAGCCCGCAGAAGCAGGTTCAGCTCATCGCGGACCTGATCCCGCGCCACCCGACCGCCATCACCGTGGTGCCCAACTCGGTCGACGCCTTGGAGGACGTTCTCGGCCAAGCCAGGGCTCAAGGCATCACCGTCGTCTCCCACGAAGCAACCGGAATTCAGAACGCCGACATCGACATCGAGGCCTTCGACAACGCCGCATTCGGCAGGCAGACCATGCAAAGCCTCGCCCAGTGCATGGGCGGGCAGGGCGACTACGTCCAGTTCGTCGGTAGCGTGACCATGACGACGCACATGCAATGGGTGGACGCCGCACATGACGCGCAGCTGGCCGAGTTCCCCGGCATGACCCGCGTCGAACGCCCGGTCGAAACTGCCAACGACTTGCAGACCGCATTCGCGAGGGCCACCGAGCTACTGGCGAAGTACCCGAACCTCAAGGGCTTTCAGGGCGCGTCGAGCACCGATGTACCGGGAATCGCGCGTGCCGTACGAGAGGCGGGCTTACAGGACCGGACATGCGTGATGGGAACGGCGGTTCCCTCCGTGGCGGCGCCGTACTTCGCCGATGGCTCGATCGACACGATCTTCTTCTGGGATCCGGCGATGGCCGCGGAAGCGCAGCTGCAGATCGCACTGATGCTTACCCAAGGCGAGAACATCGAGAGTGGCACCAATCTCAACGTCCCCGGCTACAACTCGCTGACCAAACTCGACGGCTACCACAACGTCTTCGTCGGGAACTCCGCGCTGGAAGCCGACGCCAACACCGTCTCGCAGTACCACTTCTGA
- a CDS encoding NAD(P)-binding domain-containing protein, producing the protein MTLIGMVGVGDMGSEMVPHLVADGHQVWAFDPDPARLKAAVAHGARAAVSPADAARRSDVLLSMVMSEDIPAAHFGADGVLAGLRPDSVLVVCSTTTPTVLDQVRSQAGSTRHVVDAPIVGGVRYAREKSVTFLVGGEPAAVAQAERVLVSLGNVERVGPAGAGVKYKLITNAFVMAAEVGLREALDLTDILGGDYDTALRLFGVGPMAAVVKRALDESNPRPLRASAQDFDALLSVVDSPALLPISAAGRDRLWAAVDAEPGHEPMFVELTRRTTARERYRSRGQLPPVDVGPGPS; encoded by the coding sequence ATGACCCTGATTGGCATGGTGGGCGTAGGAGACATGGGCTCGGAGATGGTTCCCCATCTGGTTGCCGACGGACATCAGGTGTGGGCATTCGACCCCGACCCCGCGCGATTGAAGGCCGCCGTGGCGCATGGGGCGAGGGCCGCCGTATCGCCGGCTGATGCGGCCCGGCGTTCGGATGTGTTGTTGAGCATGGTCATGTCCGAAGACATCCCCGCCGCCCACTTCGGCGCGGACGGCGTCTTGGCGGGTCTGCGCCCCGACTCCGTTCTCGTCGTCTGTTCGACGACGACCCCGACTGTGCTGGATCAGGTCCGATCTCAGGCTGGCTCGACTAGACACGTGGTCGACGCACCGATCGTCGGCGGTGTGCGATACGCCAGGGAGAAGTCGGTGACGTTTCTCGTCGGGGGCGAGCCTGCGGCGGTAGCGCAGGCAGAGCGGGTGCTCGTCTCGCTGGGCAACGTGGAGCGAGTGGGTCCGGCCGGTGCGGGCGTGAAGTACAAGCTGATCACCAACGCCTTCGTCATGGCCGCCGAAGTAGGGCTGCGCGAAGCCCTCGACCTGACGGACATCCTCGGCGGAGACTACGACACTGCGCTGCGCCTATTCGGTGTAGGTCCAATGGCCGCAGTTGTGAAACGCGCCCTAGACGAATCCAACCCAAGGCCTTTGCGCGCCTCCGCGCAAGACTTTGATGCCCTGCTATCGGTGGTTGATAGCCCTGCGCTACTTCCCATTTCAGCCGCTGGTCGGGATCGCCTATGGGCGGCCGTCGATGCCGAGCCCGGCCACGAACCGATGTTCGTCGAACTCACCCGTAGGACTACCGCGCGCGAAAGGTACCGTTCAAGAGGCCAGCTACCACCCGTCGATGTAGGCCCCGGTCCATCGTGA
- a CDS encoding class I SAM-dependent methyltransferase, with protein sequence MSQNTQLFHDAQFASDYIDHPPRFMPGYREMHRLAAVLISERAPANAGVLVLGAGGGLEMKALAEARPEWTFDGVDPAAPMLAVASKTLGPLIARARLHEGYIDDAPAGPFDAATALLTLHFLPPDERRRTAAEVRRRLAPGAPFVVAHMSFPQRDTAQRAMWLSRYADYAVDSGISREDAERMRNTVNSDVPFLTPDEDMAILAEAGFSDVTEFYSAFTFRGWVGYA encoded by the coding sequence ATGAGTCAAAACACCCAGCTGTTCCACGACGCGCAGTTCGCCAGCGACTACATCGATCATCCGCCGCGGTTCATGCCGGGATATCGTGAAATGCACCGGCTGGCAGCCGTACTCATCAGCGAGCGCGCGCCGGCGAACGCCGGCGTGCTTGTGCTCGGCGCAGGCGGCGGCCTGGAAATGAAAGCACTCGCCGAGGCTCGGCCCGAGTGGACGTTCGACGGCGTCGACCCTGCGGCGCCCATGCTCGCTGTGGCCAGCAAGACCCTTGGACCGTTGATCGCGCGCGCCCGACTGCACGAGGGCTACATCGACGACGCGCCGGCCGGACCTTTCGACGCGGCCACCGCCCTGCTGACACTGCACTTCCTGCCGCCGGACGAGAGGCGTCGCACCGCCGCCGAGGTGCGGCGGCGACTGGCGCCGGGCGCGCCCTTCGTGGTCGCGCACATGAGTTTCCCGCAACGTGATACGGCTCAGCGCGCTATGTGGTTGTCCCGCTACGCGGACTACGCAGTCGACTCGGGGATCAGCCGCGAGGACGCCGAAAGGATGCGCAACACAGTCAATTCCGACGTTCCCTTCCTGACCCCCGATGAAGACATGGCGATCCTGGCCGAGGCCGGATTCTCCGACGTCACCGAGTTCTACTCGGCGTTCACCTTCCGCGGCTGGGTCGGTTACGCCTGA
- a CDS encoding FAD-dependent oxidoreductase, with protein sequence MTDSLTSRAAPFRMHPRRLVTPDPLLPRDVAPGTEAVVVGGGIAGVSAAIVLAERGARVTLLEANNHLGGRLGAWPERLPDGSEQYVEHGFHAFFRHYYTWRSILRRADPALSFLEPVDSYPVISATWPAEDLSGLPAAPPLNLLALVLRSKSLSRREMTNANPDTGRALLAYDRATTVAELDNVDAATFLDGLGMTERTRSMLFEAFARSFFCNQGELSAAELVAMFHYYFLGNPEGIGFDVPNTDHATAIWHPLQRYLEQRGGSIRLGTAVSGIAPDGQGWQVDTGDGALTTRHLVLALDPGALRALVIGSSATAASAPLLAAQCESLRVAPPFAVSRIWLDRDVTPERAPFSAVSGQPNLDSIAVYSRLEDPSIQWARATGGSVIELHSYSCRLDNAADAAHAMRDELAVLWPETADAVVLHRHDRLEATAPAFPPGSSGTRPGVRTDARGLRLAGDYVELPYLAGLMERSAMSGVLAANDILAELGAAAEPIMGVPQRGLLAGVPQIPRRGRKKNQHIAQA encoded by the coding sequence ATGACCGACTCCCTCACCAGCCGGGCCGCACCGTTTCGGATGCACCCCCGCCGCCTGGTGACGCCCGACCCGCTGCTGCCGCGCGACGTCGCCCCCGGAACCGAAGCCGTCGTGGTCGGCGGCGGCATCGCCGGGGTCTCGGCTGCCATCGTGTTGGCCGAGCGTGGCGCCCGGGTCACCCTGCTCGAAGCGAACAATCACCTCGGCGGGCGGCTGGGCGCGTGGCCCGAGCGGCTACCCGACGGCAGCGAGCAGTACGTCGAACACGGATTTCACGCCTTCTTCCGGCACTACTACACGTGGCGCTCGATCCTGCGCCGTGCCGATCCCGCCCTGTCATTCCTCGAGCCGGTCGACAGCTACCCGGTGATCTCGGCGACCTGGCCGGCCGAGGACCTGTCGGGGCTACCCGCCGCACCGCCGCTGAACCTGTTGGCTCTGGTCCTGCGGTCGAAGAGCCTCAGTCGCCGCGAAATGACCAACGCAAACCCCGACACGGGTCGAGCGTTGCTGGCCTACGACCGTGCCACCACGGTCGCCGAACTCGACAACGTCGATGCCGCAACGTTCCTCGACGGCCTCGGCATGACCGAGCGCACCCGCAGCATGCTCTTCGAGGCCTTCGCCCGGTCCTTCTTCTGCAACCAGGGTGAACTCTCCGCCGCGGAACTCGTGGCGATGTTCCACTACTACTTCCTCGGCAACCCCGAGGGCATCGGCTTCGACGTGCCGAACACCGACCACGCAACAGCGATCTGGCATCCCCTGCAGCGGTACCTGGAGCAGCGCGGCGGCAGCATTCGCCTCGGCACCGCAGTCTCGGGCATCGCTCCGGACGGGCAGGGTTGGCAGGTCGACACCGGAGACGGCGCACTAACGACCCGGCACCTGGTCCTCGCCCTGGACCCGGGGGCGCTGCGTGCGCTCGTCATCGGTTCTTCGGCGACCGCCGCCTCCGCCCCTCTGCTCGCCGCTCAGTGCGAAAGTCTGCGCGTGGCGCCGCCGTTCGCCGTCAGCCGGATCTGGCTGGACCGGGACGTCACGCCCGAACGGGCGCCATTCAGTGCCGTGAGCGGACAACCGAACCTCGACTCGATCGCCGTGTACTCCCGACTGGAAGATCCCAGCATCCAGTGGGCCCGAGCCACGGGCGGATCGGTGATCGAACTGCACTCCTACTCCTGTCGCTTGGACAACGCCGCCGATGCCGCCCACGCCATGCGCGACGAGCTTGCCGTGCTCTGGCCCGAGACCGCCGATGCGGTTGTCCTGCACAGGCACGACAGGCTGGAAGCCACCGCGCCGGCGTTCCCGCCCGGGTCGTCAGGAACCCGCCCGGGCGTGCGCACCGATGCGCGCGGACTGCGACTTGCCGGGGATTACGTGGAACTGCCCTACCTTGCCGGGCTGATGGAGCGTTCGGCGATGTCGGGTGTGCTGGCCGCCAACGACATCCTCGCCGAACTCGGCGCCGCCGCCGAGCCGATCATGGGGGTGCCGCAGCGCGGTCTCCTCGCCGGTGTGCCCCAGATACCGCGACGCGGCCGCAAGAAGAACCAACACATCGCTCAGGCGTAA
- a CDS encoding carotenoid biosynthesis protein, with translation MAAAIAVQIVYPLIPDGSRNGITMASVVVFFLASVADVIRVHGARGAVLLIAVAGGGGLLAESIGVATGWPFGPYTYADTLGPQILGVPAVIPLAWVMMAWPALVVARTLATRGPAVIAIGAIALTAWDVFLDPQMVAAGHWTWANPSPSLPLVPGIPLTNYFGWLLFTTLIMAALHAALPRQVSPSAPAAALYLWVYFSSVMAHFVFFGLPGSAVVGGLIMGTVAIPFAITLLRRRTATPRQERT, from the coding sequence GTGGCCGCAGCGATCGCAGTCCAGATCGTCTATCCACTGATTCCCGACGGCTCCCGCAACGGGATCACGATGGCCAGCGTGGTGGTCTTCTTCCTGGCCTCGGTAGCCGACGTCATCCGGGTGCACGGTGCGCGGGGAGCGGTCCTGCTGATTGCAGTTGCCGGCGGAGGCGGCCTGCTCGCCGAGTCGATCGGCGTGGCCACCGGGTGGCCGTTCGGTCCGTACACCTACGCGGACACCCTCGGCCCACAGATCCTCGGCGTGCCGGCGGTGATTCCGTTGGCCTGGGTGATGATGGCCTGGCCGGCGCTGGTCGTCGCCCGCACCCTCGCCACCCGCGGACCTGCGGTGATCGCGATCGGCGCCATCGCGCTGACCGCGTGGGATGTGTTCCTGGACCCGCAGATGGTCGCCGCCGGGCACTGGACTTGGGCGAACCCTTCCCCCAGCCTCCCGCTGGTGCCGGGCATTCCGCTGACCAACTACTTCGGGTGGCTGTTGTTCACCACTCTGATCATGGCGGCCCTCCACGCCGCACTGCCACGGCAAGTCAGTCCGTCGGCGCCGGCAGCGGCGCTGTACCTGTGGGTGTACTTCTCGTCGGTGATGGCGCACTTCGTCTTCTTCGGCCTGCCCGGCTCGGCAGTTGTCGGTGGATTGATCATGGGAACTGTCGCGATACCGTTCGCGATCACACTGCTGCGTCGGCGAACGGCCACGCCCCGTCAGGAGCGCACATGA
- a CDS encoding glycosyltransferase produces the protein MPSARLAQPLSALVVTGSSLACLGAAHQLVNLRLLRRPPANPPPVTAAVSLLVPARDEAHRIEPTIRSLLAQRGLAEADILVLDDGSTDGTAEVVTTVAAGDPRLRVLTGAAPPAGVLGKPHACAQLADAARGSILVFVDADVVLSPDAVAAAVAVLRGPAPLDLLSPWPRQVTTGLFGRLIQPLLAWSWLTTLPLRVAERSARPSMAVANGQFLVVEADALARAGGWESVSGAVLDDIALARAIRTAGGRTGVADGSGIATCRMYTNGRELRDGYRKSLWAAFGSPLGAVAVGVALAVVYVLPAAAAMTGSRIGAVGYAAAVLGRISAARWCATPSGRGAVTDAVAHPFSVLALLGLLASSWVGRATGSLQWKGRAV, from the coding sequence GTGCCCTCAGCGCGACTCGCCCAACCGCTCTCTGCGCTAGTCGTCACGGGTTCGTCACTGGCGTGTCTCGGCGCGGCGCATCAGCTGGTCAACCTGCGGCTCCTGCGACGCCCGCCGGCGAACCCGCCGCCGGTGACCGCTGCGGTGTCTCTTCTGGTGCCCGCCCGCGACGAAGCCCACCGGATCGAGCCGACGATTCGTTCGTTGCTCGCACAGCGGGGGCTGGCCGAGGCCGACATCCTGGTGCTCGACGACGGTTCGACCGACGGCACCGCCGAGGTCGTCACCACGGTGGCCGCCGGCGATCCTCGACTGCGGGTGCTGACCGGTGCCGCTCCACCGGCGGGAGTCCTGGGCAAGCCGCACGCATGCGCGCAACTCGCCGATGCGGCGCGCGGCTCCATCCTGGTGTTCGTCGACGCCGATGTGGTGCTCTCGCCAGACGCCGTCGCCGCAGCGGTCGCGGTGCTGCGCGGTCCCGCCCCGCTGGACCTGCTCAGCCCGTGGCCGCGGCAGGTGACCACCGGGTTGTTCGGTCGCCTCATCCAGCCGCTGCTCGCATGGTCGTGGTTGACCACGCTGCCACTGCGCGTCGCCGAGAGGTCCGCGCGACCGTCGATGGCCGTGGCCAACGGCCAGTTCCTCGTTGTCGAGGCTGACGCCCTCGCTCGAGCGGGCGGGTGGGAGTCGGTCTCGGGTGCCGTGCTCGACGACATCGCACTGGCGCGGGCGATCCGCACCGCCGGTGGTCGCACCGGCGTCGCCGACGGCTCCGGCATCGCCACCTGCCGGATGTACACGAACGGGCGCGAGTTGCGCGACGGCTACCGCAAGTCGCTGTGGGCGGCGTTCGGCTCGCCACTCGGCGCGGTGGCGGTCGGGGTGGCCCTGGCCGTCGTGTACGTCCTGCCCGCGGCCGCTGCAATGACGGGCTCCCGGATCGGCGCCGTCGGCTACGCTGCAGCCGTCCTCGGGCGGATATCGGCCGCGCGCTGGTGTGCCACGCCGTCCGGACGGGGCGCGGTGACGGATGCTGTGGCACATCCCTTTTCGGTGCTGGCACTCCTGGGACTGCTGGCCTCCTCATGGGTCGGCCGGGCCACGGGCTCGCTGCAGTGGAAGGGCAGGGCCGTATGA